A single region of the Mugil cephalus isolate CIBA_MC_2020 chromosome 4, CIBA_Mcephalus_1.1, whole genome shotgun sequence genome encodes:
- the LOC125006746 gene encoding delta-type opioid receptor-like, which yields MCFNSSGMTRTAGMMLLLNSSGLEDVSGNSSHTGLDNVEQILVPVLDGLILVLGVVGHTMVIIILCGRKRGAGGHAGQAPQNSLTGTGTDILLLALSAADLLLLSMLPFHTTAIAMQQWPFGDFMCRLVGFLGSACSSASAFTLAALAVSRYLTVVKPARAYCLLSPRRVSVAATLLWVPACSLAAPQLVFRSVGTPKRAPDGLACFAFRSHQDQLIYGLLHFFVAFLLPLVTIAVAYGSIYVFLWRRQQVGRTPQVERYQNKVTKTSAMLVLAFTLCWMPSYGLTLALLATKSSGATGASPRYGAFTVFARLMATSSTVMNPILYVLMSQKFREDLLRLFKRKVQRDTGSVAMTDA from the coding sequence atgtgttttaacagtaGCGGCATGACGAGAACTGCAggcatgatgctgctgctgaactCCTCAGGTTTGGAGGACGTGTCGGGGAACAGCAGTCACACTGGACTGGATAATGTGGAGCAGATTCTAGTCCCAGTACTAGACGGCCTAATTCTGGTACTGGGAGTTGTAGGACACACCATGGTTATAATCATCCTGTGTGGACGGAAAAGAGGTGCAGGGGGACATGCTGGACAAGCTCCCCAAAACTCACTAACAGGCACAGGGACGGACATCCTCCTGCTGGCTCTGAGTGCCGCAGACCTGCTGTTACTCTCCATGCTTCCCTTCCACACTACTGCCATAGCCATGCAGCAATGGCCGTTTGGGGACTTCATGTGCCGTCTGGTGGGCTTCCTGGGATCAGCCTGCTCGTCAGCCAGTGCCTTCACTCTGGCCGCACTGGCCGTGTCTCGCTATCTGACTGTGGTGAAGCCCGCCAGAGCTTACTGCCTCCTGTCCCCTCGCCGGGTGTCTGTAGCTGCCACACTGCTCTGGGTCCCTGCATGCTCCCTTGCTGCTCCCCAGCTGGTTTTCCGCTCAGTGGGAACCCCAAAACGAGCACCTGATGGCCTCGCCTGCTTTGCATTCCGGTCTCACCAAGACCAGCTGATCTACGGACTGTTGCACTTCTTCGTGGCGTTCCTGCTTCCACTGGTTACTATTGCTGTGGCATACGGCAGCATCTACGTGTTCCTGTGGCGGCGTCAACAAGTTGGCAGGACGCCTCAAGTGGAGCGTTACCAGAACAAAGTGACCAAGACCTCAGCCATGCTGGTGCTGGCTTTCACCCTGTGCTGGATGCCATCCTACGGCCTGACACTGGCCTTACTTGCAACAAAAAGCTCAGGAGCCACAGGGGCCTCGCCACGTTATGGGGCTTTCACTGTGTTTGCACGCCTCATGGCAACTTCCTCTACAGTGATGAACCCCATCCTGTATGTGCTGATGTCCCAAAAGTTCAGAGAAGATCTACTGAGGCTATTCAAGAGGAAAGTGCAGAGAGACACAGGGTCTGTGGCTATGACTGATGCATGA